In Mesorhizobium sp., one DNA window encodes the following:
- a CDS encoding SDR family oxidoreductase, translating to MAAIEVPALAVPRTVLVTGGSGGIGRAVAARLAELGSRVAVGYNSRRDAAEEVVSGLRGEGHCAIRIAIDDPASIEAARAALEERFGQLDALVNSGGATTPVPANDLDALTDEIFDRTVLLNLRGPFAVIRAMRPLLERGGNAAIVNVSSIAARTGVGSSLAYLAAKGGLDSLTIALAKVLAPRVRVFSVSPAGVDTDFVPNRTREQLERTAEKFPLRRVTVPDDVARAVVACIVSLTSSTGIVVPVDEGRHL from the coding sequence ATGGCAGCGATCGAAGTGCCCGCGCTCGCCGTGCCGCGCACGGTTCTGGTCACCGGCGGCAGCGGCGGCATAGGCCGCGCCGTCGCCGCGCGGCTCGCCGAACTCGGATCCCGGGTGGCGGTCGGCTACAACAGCCGGAGGGACGCCGCCGAGGAGGTCGTGTCGGGACTGCGCGGAGAAGGTCACTGCGCGATCCGCATCGCCATCGACGACCCCGCGTCGATCGAAGCGGCAAGGGCCGCGCTCGAGGAACGCTTCGGCCAGCTGGACGCGCTGGTGAATTCGGGCGGCGCGACGACGCCGGTTCCGGCCAATGATCTCGATGCGCTGACCGACGAAATCTTCGACCGGACAGTGCTGCTCAACCTGCGCGGCCCATTCGCCGTTATCCGGGCTATGCGCCCGCTCCTGGAGCGGGGCGGGAACGCGGCGATCGTCAACGTGTCTTCGATCGCGGCGCGCACCGGCGTCGGCAGCAGCCTCGCCTATCTCGCGGCCAAGGGCGGGCTGGATTCGCTGACGATCGCGCTTGCCAAGGTCCTGGCTCCAAGGGTTCGGGTCTTTTCCGTCTCGCCGGCCGGCGTCGACACCGATTTCGTGCCCAACCGCACACGCGAACAGCTCGAACGGACGGCGGAGAAGTTCCCGCTCCGCCGGGTCACCGTTCCGGACGATGTCGCGCGGGCGGTTGTAGCGTGTATCGTCAGCCTCACCAGTTCGACCGGAATCGT
- a CDS encoding aldolase/citrate lyase family protein, producing the protein MTENRPAFAAFRQRLLARERLIGTFLKLPTTQVIEILGSIGYDFVIIDQEHAALDRSITDLMIFAARAANVAPIVRIPEFTESSVLGALDSGAMGIMVPHVTSVEKARAIARSARYKGGSRGFAGLTRAGHWGSVGAVAHMAAQDSQVAVVAMIEDQQAIDLAGDIARVEGIDALFIGRGDLTASFGEDPDAGTKVADISRRVAAAAREADVPLMMLPTGRADFEFATELGATALAFSSDHGFIRSAAAAVIKDYAG; encoded by the coding sequence ATGACCGAAAACCGCCCCGCCTTCGCCGCCTTCCGTCAAAGACTCCTGGCCAGGGAGCGGCTGATCGGGACGTTCCTCAAGCTGCCGACGACGCAGGTCATCGAGATTCTCGGATCGATCGGCTACGACTTCGTCATCATCGACCAGGAGCATGCCGCGCTCGACCGCAGCATCACCGACCTGATGATCTTCGCCGCGCGCGCCGCCAACGTCGCGCCGATCGTGCGGATCCCCGAATTCACGGAGTCCTCTGTCCTGGGCGCGCTGGATTCCGGCGCCATGGGCATCATGGTTCCGCACGTGACCTCGGTCGAGAAGGCGCGGGCAATCGCGCGCAGCGCCCGCTACAAGGGCGGCAGCCGCGGCTTTGCCGGTCTCACCCGCGCCGGCCACTGGGGCAGCGTGGGTGCCGTCGCTCACATGGCCGCGCAGGATTCGCAGGTGGCGGTGGTCGCGATGATCGAAGATCAACAGGCGATTGATCTCGCCGGCGACATCGCGCGGGTCGAGGGCATCGACGCGCTCTTCATCGGGCGCGGCGATCTAACCGCCTCTTTCGGCGAGGATCCCGACGCGGGGACGAAGGTGGCGGACATCAGCCGGCGCGTCGCGGCAGCTGCGCGGGAGGCGGACGTTCCCCTGATGATGCTACCCACCGGACGGGCCGATTTCGAGTTTGCAACGGAGCTTGGAGCGACGGCTTTGGCCTTTTCGAGCGATCATGGCTTTATCCGTTCGGCGGCCGCCGCCGTGATCAAGGACTATGCCGGCTGA